The following nucleotide sequence is from Primulina tabacum isolate GXHZ01 chromosome 2, ASM2559414v2, whole genome shotgun sequence.
aataatcttaatttaatgtaattaaaattaaaattataaactattggttcaaaataaataattgaaaagaaaaagaaaagactAGAATaccaaaatttataattctTCATCTACAACAAATTAAAAGTAATCAATACTATCTTCAAAAAACTGTTTCTTAAATATGAATCAgttttcattttcataataattatAATCAGGGGAAGATCTTATGCAAGGGCAAAGTCGAGCATTCGATCAGCCAACACTTTTTACTTAAAGACAATACAATGGAAGTAAAATCACATGCTTCCTCAGTTGTTGACAAGAATATAAATGACTAAAAAaggtaaaaaagaaaaagaaaaacaacaatACCTTCACGGATATTTTCGATGGATTTCTTATCTCTAAAGTAAGGCAACGAACTTCCCCCGCATAAACTATTTTAGGTAAATTGTCAACAACGCCTTCAAGTCTGGGTAGGCTCTGGATGTCAAACAAGTTAAAGCAGATAAGAAGAATATAAGGAATTTGTAACCATTCGACTATCCAGAATCAAGTAAATGTAAATTATGCCActccaacaaaaacaacaaagcCAGTACCTTTATCACCAGGAACTTCAGGCTTCCTTTGATTGATTGCTTTGGTTTCCTTTCCCCCTTAACTTTCTTTCTAATAGCATCTGAATCAAAGTTACAAACTCCAACCACTGAACCAGAGAGTTTCCACCTAACACCAACTACTTTTAGGGTGCCTTCTGCTTTGGGAGTGACTCTTAGCTGAACCTGAAGATCAAAGAAAAAGAGTGTGAGAGAACATTTATAATTCCATTAAACAACAGATCAACCTGAAGAAACTAATTGTAGTACTTATTACAGAGACAAAATACTATGCATCAACGAATGAGAAGAGTGGTGATAAAAACGGGACATAGTTGGAAGGATATATTTAGAACTATCAGATATATATTCCTTCGTTCTCTGATAGCTAAATCATTTGCACCAAGAGATAATTTGATTGCGGACATATTCTTACTTTGGTCCTTAGTTCATGCATCAACTATCGACACAACTATTTCTAGACACTTAATTAGACTCGACCTAGGTTGTATTGGAAACATGAACTGAAAAGAAGCCGTCTCTAAAAGCGAAACTGTTTTTTGGCTTCTCTTTCAAAACCGTAACTGGAAACCTAGGAGTTATGATTCGGTTCCAGttcctaaaaataaaaataaaaagaaaccaAAATCATGTGAAAACATAACCTaaaacttgtgctaatcacacttcGAGCGGAGAGTTtgtaaagaaatgtgatttttgtacaagccaACTTGTCTTTTTTGGTTTTGTAgtaagttcacaggggatacaagtggatgaagttcctaaaatataaaaaaaatttaagatctTATAGTGCATACAAACAACTTAATTTATATAAGTAAACTATATAATTTATAGCTTACATTTAATCtatacttttatttatttttttattttaattttcaataaaaattaaatattcataatattttgtaataaataattaacttcaattAGTTTTATCATATCATGAATGGTATTATTATTCTTTTCTTGGCCGTTGaaggttttaaaaaataaaatttagttcAAATTGGTTCAAACCGTTGACTAAACCAGAACTAGAACCGAAACCATATCCAAACAGTTCAGTTACAGTTTCAGCTTTAATTGAAAGTGGAAGCATCGGTTTTTTAGCCATGGTCCAACCTAACTTAATTCCTCTCCTTATTACTTTGATATTTAGTCGGGGTTTATTGTTAAACACACAACCTAGCCAACCCCAACAAATTTGAGGAAAGGCTTTAACAGTGATGAGTATTCCTGGGAGGGTAAGGAATGAAGATAATGTTTTCTGTTATTGCAGTGTTTTTGTACACTCTTTTCATGAGAGTATggatttccttttcttttttttgtttgtattttgAAATCTGATGTTCTCAGACCAAAACCAGGTATTATATTGGATATTCCCAAAGactcaaatattttacataAGACATCCAAATAGGGATAGAATATAAATAAACGTAAGATGGTGTAAATGAGTACATATTAGTATAAGAcgagaaataataaaaaaattatacgtTTAATTATTAGCAAAGCTCACCGATATAGTTTCACCACCTTGCATCAAAATGTCAACTTCAGATAAAGTAAAGAAAGATGTGTCTAAGCTCTCATCCCTGCATTGGACAAGAACATATTATCGGCAATAATCACACATAGCATGCGCATGGTAAAACCAGGCAAAAATTATGGTTCCCCATAATTTTTGCAGGGGCAGTAATAAATATAACCCTACAGTGTGTTTTATTTTGGAAGCTATGCATGTTTCGAAATACATGGGAGATGCCTAATTTTCAAAAGAAACACACACAGAGATATCAAAAACCAAAAGATCCCAATCTTTGCATCACTGACATACCCACTAGTTGATACGGCTCTCATTTCCAAGGCATTCCCATAGTCGATTAAAGTGCTACTTGAATCTGCATTATTCAAAATAGGCCCACAGTAGTTATGCTAATGATTCTTGTCAATTTTAACTTCAATATAAAGACTTAAGACGGAAGAATATACAAATCTAATATGACAAGCACTCACTCATATCAACTAATACATATAAGAAAGGTCCTGAGAAAATAGAAACTGAACATTGATTTGCAGTAGGAAAATTACTAAAAGAAAAGTTACCTGATTCAGTTTCATTAGATTCTGCTGAATACTCACATACTAGTGAAACATTTGAAATGGATAGAGGGATTTGAAGTGGGTTTCTTAAATTCACATCCACCTTTATTGACTCTGAAAAGTCATGGAAACAATATGAAATGTTGGCAAGCACTCCACAAAGTGAACATATCGACAACCATAGAAGACAACTATCGGTATATACTATCAAATCATTGCATGAGCCATGAAATAACGAATCTGTTgcaataagaaaagaaaaaacaaattaaGTTTGTGCAGCAAAAAACCATACATGCTCCAGAAAAAAAGTTGGCTGAATGACAAAAGTTAGCTGAAAACGTGCAAAGATTTTAAGCAGTAAATCTCCTACTCTGGACTCCCAGGCTCAGAACCAAGAATTTTTGGTGGATGGAAGTTTGGATTCGGGTAGTGATCATGTGTAAGAATTTTAAGATAGCAAATTTctgattaaaaaataaagataagtGGTTAAGTTTGTCAACAAGGACCAGATAACACAATTTCTATCTATAAGTGAATATGTAAGACATATTCGACATCTTCATAGGAGCTTCCGAAGTGCTGCAAAGAATTCTAAAACCAAGCGCTTGGCATAGGCAAATCTCACGAAAAATTATCATGAACTCGGCGACACGATAACCTATAAAAAACTATGTTATCTATGATTTCTGCAAGACAAAAGCATTCGTAAACATAGCCTCAGGCTCAGGTATTAGTTAGAGGACAAATTACATTATATTAAAAAGGAAGTATGCACAACCATAAATTTGCTACGTCCTGGAAATTATTACAGTAAGATCCAAAAAAATCTTGTCATCAATCCTATTACAAACTAAACATTGTCCCCATTATTGGTGGAATATGTGCAGCGAAGTTTGACCCAATATATCCAACACTCTGCAACTAGAGCATAATATCAACTTCATTCATACCTCCAGAAATACATACATTTGATTCCTTGTAATTCTTTGGCATGACCTTTGGTTGTGACTCCAACCAGTTAGTCCTCATAACTGACAACGATGGAATTATGTCCTCCTCCAAAGACTGCCATAAACTTTCTTCAATATTTGCCTAAAGGTCAGGAAATTGGGACTGCAAGCATCAATAAAAGAACATACTCCAAGAAACAGATAGAAATCAAGATTGGATGACACTATAATTCATTTACTACATTGAAAGCAAAACCCTCCAAGTCAACTACTGGTGAAGGGCCAATTTCCAACATTTAGAGTTAACAAGAGTAAGAGAGACATCAagtttttattgaaaaaagacAAATGAATGCAACAGCTCTAAATCAGTAGTTACCATTTTATCACAAAATACAGTCATACACTCTCGGGTTTTATCGTGATACTGAAGGACTATCATGAGTTACTATTAAATAGGAATCGGATTCTAAAAATGTTCAGTCCAAACCAATCATAAAGACAGGAAAGCAGCTATAGCTCAAGTTCAATTCAAAAAATGGCTGCATAAATATCAGCGAGCCATTTTCTCTTCATCCAATAGTTGGCAACTTTCAAAACCAGAGAATATGCCATTTACGACCAAAAGACTGAAAATAACTCTGAGCACAAGTCAACCACAATGGAACAGCACCACAAAAGTAATGTGTATTATAATTTCAAAGAGAGTTCTTCTATCTTCACGTGACATCAGAAGATTTATCAGGGCTCACAAAACAAAAACTAAGTTCGAAAAATCAGAAACAGTGGTTTGTCTGTTTTTGGAATGATCATCTTACTCCACCAATAGCAAAGTTATAGTAATCCTCTATCATCAACAATCGATAGGCAATAACGATCATGGCACTTGGATGGAGCGTTGAtgataaataagaataatattaGAACTAAAAAACAGCTCTTCAGTCATCAACACCACATAGATGATCGATCAGATATGTATGCAATCAAAAAATAAGTAACCCCACCACCAGCTTGTTATTAAGGAAAACTGCAAACTAACTTACTGCTGCAGTTGATGCAAAAGTTCGATGATCTTCAAAAACAACTTTAGTTAAAGGAAAGTTTATGACAGGTAACTGAAGCCTGAAAATCTCAAATGCTTTCCCAGTTTCCTACAATGAAACAAGTAAAAGAAAGATATCACTGACGTTTAATTAACATTAAAGTAAATATGAGCATGAAGGAAGAACACAAAggtgaatttaaattttttgagaTGGCTAAGAAGAGGATTAAGCAACGAACACCCAAATTTCCGATTTTAAACAACTTGCTGAATACACCTTTCATTAACTCAGCTTTCGTATCATTGTGAGAAAGGAACTGGATAACACATGAAAGTTCAACAGTAAAATAACAGGTAACTGTTGACGTATAATTTCAAGTGGCAGCAATGACTAAAAATTAGTATTTTTCGCTGAGCGTGGATAGGATGGATGCAATGGACTAAACGTTATCTACAGGAGTATTATCATTATCAGTTGCAGATGCGACAAAACAAACTACTTTTTAATAGGTTGTCATATTAGTGATAAAATTTGGGATTAGACCCCATGAGGTTATTACCAACTAGCAACAGGAAAAACAAGGAAGAAAAGGAAACAGGTACAACAAAATGGAagagaaacagtttaagagaaCAAAAGCAATTTAGCAGCAGACACCTGAATAACTTGAAAAAGGCCCCTTAAAAATAACTCTTGAGTCGCCCTGGGTTGATGACTACATGCCAGGACCTCTAACATATGTTTAACAGCCTCACCAAAAtttccaagaaatgcataccaCCTGAAACATGAATGAAGCATGGAAAAATAGAAAATCTATAATTTACCAATCAAGATTAGAGAGCTTCCTTACTTTCCAATATGGAAATGAACATGATCCCTAATGTGCACCCATGCAGTGCCTTTGAAGACAGAAAGGGCACTTTTATATGTTCTGATTGCGTGTTTTATCTGATCAAGGACAAGCCAACATCTTTTTCAGATCATTACAAAAACCATGAATTATAAATTGCATACTTACGTAAGAAACCATCACCTGACCACATTTCTTGTAGAGATCTCCCGCAAGAACAAGATGAAATCCATATTTTCGGAACATGGTTGGTGTGGATAGCAAGTAGCAGTAGGATGCTTGCTCAAGCATCACAGCTGAGTGCAGAGGTTCCTAAAAATTATGTGCTTCAGGAAGATATTTTACAATCTCTCATCAGTTCAACCATCAAATCATGGGCATTACCTCACCAGAGATACGAAAATAGACACCTGCAGCATCCTTGTACTGACCCCTAGCCTTTAACATTTCTGCCCACCAAAGGCCACAACGTGTCGCATTTCTCATGCCAGATGGGATTTTCtgaattaaaagatttaatctAATCAAAAATTTCAGATTCATGATAACCAAAGAACATGTAATGACATGGATCCTTGTAGATCTAGTAATGTTATCACTTAAATCAGCCTAGACATCGTTTCACACCATCAATGCGTCAAAATAAAGACTGCAAAAAGAGCTTAAGCATATAAACCAGAAGAGCTCAGATTTCAGATCAAGAAGTTCAGATCTCCAcccaaaacaattccaagaGGCTACAGTTACCACCTGAATCCAAAAATCTACAAATTAACAATCGTTTGATGTTGAGAACAAAATTCATATTTACGTCCATTGTCCAGGTCAGAAATCTGGCGAAGTAAAATGACATGATAAACTACCACTAGAACTGTCACAAAGCAAGATCCACCAATCTGTAGGCTGAATATTCTAGTGACAAGTTAAAAAAGTTTTCTTGCGTGAACATGCAATATTCCACATGTTTTCTTACATTAACCTGCAGTAGATTAATGGAACCCCAGGAAAAATCTCAATTTTGTTTGCAAGTGGAAAAGAGGGGAATTTTATACATAACTTCAAAATATCTCTATCAAAAACCAAAATCAGCAAATTAAGCTTATAAATACCAAATAAGCGCTAAAAGCAATTTCCATGCAGTACTCCGCATCTTTTCTCGACTGATCCAACATAAAACAACATAAACCCATCATTTCCTGTAAAAGCATTGAAAGACAAAAATTAATACATTATAGAAAGAAGAGATCAGACAAGTGCATAATTTAGTCAGTGTTATAGTTTGATGTAGAGTATATAGGAGGCTATAATCTCATGTTTGCAGCATAAAACcaaaaaataatccaaaaaatgAAATTGTTCATGAACTGCTCATGGAACAATCAAAGCAAATTTCTCCATGCAAAGAGTTTCTGAGCAATGCTCAATTATTACCAAATAAAATTGTGAAACTTTAAATATGATGGTTTGAAAACACACCTtccaaaaaaaaacaaattaatctTGGCAGATTAAACAAAGATAAAAGTAAAGATATGACATAAATACGCAGCAATTAAGTTGAAATACTAAAGAGAATAGAACTTCTCATGATAATCACAATGAAGAAATCTTGTCAATAAGCTGCTTCAAAGGTGTAAAAAACAGATATTAATTCAAATTCAATGTGACACAGCTTCACTTACTTATTTTTGTTATACTCGCCCATTCAAAATCTAGAtctgttaacaaaatatttggTACTAAGAAAAGCGATGTTGCTCCTCAATAGTCCTTTGTAACGAACTTGATGCTACCATGCAGTACTCTGCCATCAGTGAGTAGAGCGTAAAAAATTGCTTCATTACAGTTGAAACCCCATCATATGATGAACATTCTAAATTATTGTTCTTTTCAGATATCTTGGAACATCAAACAGACCAATCCGATCCTGTTCTTGAATCGGTGAAATGGTCTTAGCTACTATTTTCTTTCTTCTGTGGTAGTACTAATTGACCAGtggaaaaaaagaaaatgaaattcaCGGGGTCAAGCAATGTATTCTCAAAAAAGTAATGTAATAGCAGTACAAGTATCCAAATAGAAtctatttaaaaagaaaacttTCTAACATGGATTGAAACCAAAATAGAGCATAAAGCTTCTAATCAAGTATGTGACAAATAAAACAAGacaaaacaatataaaaatgtaataTAGGGCCCAGTAGATGGCCAAATATATGATCCCGGAACTTCCACCTAAAAGAAGCAGATAAATGATTACGGAACAGAAGCAAAGAAGTACCTGAACACCAGCAAAGCGCCTCCATGCTTTGTCAAGCTTGTAATCCGTAGAAATAAGTCGATAGTTTGACAAAGCAAGTTCATAATCTTGTAACATGAAAGCATAGTCACCCAAAACTCGTATCTGAGATTCTATGGAGCTAAAAGTGTACCTTCAGCAGCGATTAAACAAACCAAATGATAAAGCAAAGGGAAATGGAAAAGGCAGCATTCATATGCCCAATCAAATATAAGGCAATAATTTGAAGATTAAATATACATTGGCCCATGCTCGTCTGGTGGATCTTCTTTCCCTTTTCTCCACCacaagtttttaatttgatttcTAAATCCTTTCCTTGTAACTGAGACCTGGTGTAATAGAGAATAGATTGCAGAACAAGAGCAAAGATGACAATAATTTGATATTGAGCCAAACTAATCACGAGTGCAAAGTATCTCACTGTGAGATGAATATACCTGCTGATTAAGAACCCGTATTTTTAGTTCCATGAGAGGAATGATGTGCTTAGAAGAGAGATCTTGCACTGTATTTCTCAACTGAAGAGTTCAAACCAAAAAAATGGCTGATCCACTACTTTTACAAATAATAATTCCACAAAGAAACATTAGCCAGGTGAAGTAAGTACCTCTCTTATATCATCCAAATTAAGGAAGCCACCAAACTGTTGTTTAGGTGAAGTATGATTTTTCTGTATGCCAGCAAATTTAACTATAAGAGAGGCGAGAAGGAAAGAAATAAATGTCAATTTTCAGAATTTTTCTCACATAATATGCCCATGGATTTTCTTGATGTTCTTCTAAGCCATCCGGAGACGAGTTAATACACAACAAACGACAATCATTCACACCAAATGTACTCCTCATTTCAGTCAAAATACTGGTAGCTCTGTAGGGAAAAAACATGAAGACCAAAAACCCTTATTTTGTAGATAAAACTTGACTGCAGATAAAAAGTGAAGTAGCCTGAGACCACAAGCAAGTTCCGGATAACGGTGAAAAAGGATCAGATACCCCAATATTGTCCTTCTTTTAGAACTTTCTCAATCAACTTCAACATTCTATGAACTATTTGGTTTACATTCTTGGCCTTGACACCATTTACTAAACCGCACTACTCAGTATACCATCACAAAAAATATTCACGTTGGAGCTAGGATAATAGCACTACAGTTTTCAATTCAACCTAAGTGAGTTCAATTTCAACCAATCGGAAGTTGATAGTAATTTCCATGCAATTAATAATTGGGCTGATAAAACTAACCGTGCTAACCTTGGAGTCATCACAGATATGTTTTCAAGGAAATAGTCCTTTGAGTAAGTAATAGTGGTTAAATAAAGAACGTCAAGTATGGGAATCCCTTACAGGGGATAGAGCATCCATTTaataataagtttaaatttaacCTATCTTTGAGGAAGAAAAAGTCCTCACAACCGAACAAAAAGTTATAAATGATCACGAATGCCTAAGATAAAGCAAATGGAAAAACTGAATTTCACAATTATTAGATACAATCTTTTGATAGTCAACTAATTATACTAGATCCAAGTTGAACTATGATGCTTACACAGTTTATCTCTGCACTTTCTCAAAATAATTCCAGCTGACTCCTAGTTCACTCACTGATTCCCACTTTCAGGTGCTATGAGTTCATATAATTTCCTTCCCTTATACATTGACACTAATATGTTAGCTAAATTTAGTCTGGGATATTTCATTAGAAAAATAACTTACATTATAATGTCTCAGTTTCTCAATTAAAAGTAAATCCACACCATTGCAGATTCATCATTACCGACACTTTAGACACAAAGGCCAACAAGAGTATATTGCAAATGCAAGAAGTCTGTCATAATAACCCAAAGATATTTGAATAGATTTACTGCTTCTTTGAAGTACCCACCTTCCTTGTGTTAAATGCAAACAAGAACATTAAATAATGAATTGTGTTTCACAAAATTCATCCAAAACAAGTCTATTCAATTATGGATATTTCGATGATGTTCATGCACTCCCTGTGtgatacaaaaaaaaaacaaaaggggAATAGGTCGAGTTATACTTCTCTAGCATGCCAGCATCATTATCATGCACCAACAAGAAatacttcaaaatatttggatccATGGCACCATCATTAAGGAGAGACGGCAACTGATTCGTGTTGAAGAGGTCAACAAATTTGTCAATGGGATCTTTATCCTTCGAAGAGACAGCCACAAGGCCTATTCGCATGGGCACAAAAGGCAGAAAGATAAGCAAACATTTAAGCAAGATCCTCTAGCATTTAAAGACAGCCGAACTAGTTTTTCAACAGAGCAAAGTGAAAAAAGTACAAGAAAGCACAATGTTGAGCACTATGTAAAATGAACCAGAAATTACACAAACTTACATGCCACGGGATGATCAAAAGCTTCGTGTTCTGAAAATGAGACTGTATCTACTAGCTCTTTATTGAATATTCGAAACCATGATGGCACAAACTCCAGCTCAGAAGCTGTACAATTCATTCAACTTTTTAATATCAAATGCATTGTTTTACCTTTTCAAATAACAGATTGTATCACTCAAAGACCTCAAAGGTAGATATATCAAATTCATAGTCTAATAATAATAGTCAACTTAACATCAGACTCCAATATGTAAAGTTTCTACAAAAATGTCAAGTGTAAAATGCATAATCACAGGCACACATCCAAGCTGCATCCATCAACTCGTTTTCTTTTGGCTTAGATGCAAAAGGATTTCCAGTGTTCAAGTTACAGGGTTTACAACTTACTTGGTGCTACATTCCCAATTTCTGGTGGGTCTGAGGACAGCCCAGAAATATATTTATCTCCCTCCTGAGTGATTACTTGTTTTAACCTCTCTTTAGCAACCTGGGTGGGAAATTATCAGATTAGAAAGCAAAGGTGGGAATCATCAAACCATCTCATATGGCATCCATACCACAACACCCAAATTGACTTATTAACGATGAAAGTAAGAGAGGAGTGATGTAATGTTATTTTCAATACAATAGCTCAAGCATCCCAAAAGGAATCATGATACAGCGTACCAGCCGAGTTATAATGTTGTCACATAAGATAACTCAGACCATAGAATGGAATCAATATCACATATTTGTTAAGTAACCCCAAATAGTTTAAAGATTCACCATGAAGTATCTATCTGAATGACCCAAGAATCTGGGAATAACCGCTTATGCTCATATAGTTAACCGAAACACTTGCTTAAGGCCAACGACTCCAAAATCCTTGAACCTCAAATTATTGCCAAACAATTAAGACGCAAACAGCTCTACATGGAATGCGATTTACTTTCTATTAAGAACAGGGCCCAAAACACCATCAAATTTATGTCCTTCAAATTATCTGTTATCCTGTACTATAGCTTCATATGATCAACAAGTTTACCACGAAATGTACATTACGAAAGAACGGTgctcaaaaaacaaaaaaaccgTCTTTCCATTTCGTAGAATCTGATAACCGAACCAATGCGAGTTAAAGACTATCAAAGTAAACGTACCTCGATATTTGGCTGCCGTATTTCGGAAGCATAAAACAATCTCAATCTGAATCTTCTGAGCCTGTAAGGTTGATCACTAGCTGTCCTCACTGGCACTGAACATcgacacatgaaataaatcaGTATATCCAATTCCACAATTCAGCACTCAAAGCTTCGTGGATTGTACCATCGATGTTATTGAATTTGCAGAAAGGGTTTAGCATTTCAATGAAGGAGAGTCCATTCCGGAGGCAGGACTCCTCCACGAGCGGCGTTCGAAGGACCATGACCGCCGGAGTGATCTGGTCCAATAGCATCCTTCCAAGCGTGGTGTTTGCTGGATCCATCATCCTTCCAGGATCCGACCCGATTTACAGGTGACCCGGTGTCTTCAAATGGAACCAACAAAGCAAGATTTTGATACGTCTTCAAATTTTGGTTGCAGAAGGCAAATTGCGAGAATGAAGCCACGAAGATGAAGAGGCGGTCATATTTGGGCTTCTCACAGGCCCATTATTGACGGTCAAAACATATAAGGCCCAACCATCGCTCCAGACCCAAAACGAGGCACTGAAATTTGCGTCGGCTATTTATAGACCCAACATTAACGGGTCAACAAACTATGGGCTTATAGCCCAAATATTTACCGGGCTCCAATGCTGCTAAATAATGTCGCCCCGTCTTCTTCCCAACTCCCTCGGCGGTTGCTGTGTTTTCTCCCTTGTTCAATTACGCAACCCTCTCTCATTTGCGGTCTCGGCGCCAGCGATTGGTTGCGGGAACTCGCTGGAAAGGAAATATTACTCGGATCTCAACTTCAGCTGCCATGTCTCACCGTCCATACTTCCAAGGAGACCGTCGTGGCGGAAGTGGAGGCCGGTCTGGAGGGAGAGGCGGCGGAAGAGGTGCGGTCTGCGTAGGTGTAGGGGAGCAGCGATGGTGGGACCCTGCCTGGCGAGCTGAGCGTCTCCATCAGAAAGCCGCGGAGGTATCGTTTTCAGTTTTTTGCCCATGTGAAGTAGTGAATATGTGGCTTCGAGAATGGTTGAATAATTTTAAGCTGTCAGAAGA
It contains:
- the LOC142527363 gene encoding uncharacterized protein LOC142527363 encodes the protein MMDPANTTLGRMLLDQITPAVMVLRTPLVEESCLRNGLSFIEMLNPFCKFNNIDVPVRTASDQPYRLRRFRLRLFYASEIRQPNIEVAKERLKQVITQEGDKYISGLSSDPPEIGNVAPTSELEFVPSWFRIFNKELVDTVSFSEHEAFDHPVACLVAVSSKDKDPIDKFVDLFNTNQLPSLLNDGAMDPNILKYFLLVHDNDAGMLEKATSILTEMRSTFGVNDCRLLCINSSPDGLEEHQENPWAYYKNHTSPKQQFGGFLNLDDIRELRNTVQDLSSKHIIPLMELKIRVLNQQVSVTRKGFRNQIKNLWWRKGKEDPPDEHGPMYTFSSIESQIRVLGDYAFMLQDYELALSNYRLISTDYKLDKAWRRFAGVQEMMGLCCFMLDQSRKDAEYCMEIAFSAYLKIPSGMRNATRCGLWWAEMLKARGQYKDAAGVYFRISGEEPLHSAVMLEQASYCYLLSTPTMFRKYGFHLVLAGDLYKKCGQIKHAIRTYKSALSVFKGTAWVHIRDHVHFHIGKWYAFLGNFGEAVKHMLEVLACSHQPRATQELFLRGLFQVIQETGKAFEIFRLQLPVINFPLTKVVFEDHRTFASTAAANIEESLWQSLEEDIIPSLSVMRTNWLESQPKVMPKNYKESNVCISGESIKVDVNLRNPLQIPLSISNVSLVCEYSAESNETESDSSSTLIDYGNALEMRAVSTSGDESLDTSFFTLSEVDILMQGGETISVQLRVTPKAEGTLKVVGVRWKLSGSVVGVCNFDSDAIRKKVKGERKPKQSIKGSLKFLVIKSLPRLEGVVDNLPKIVYAGEVRCLTLEIRNPSKISVKNLKVRVNHPRFINVADQEVIKQEFPTCLEKQADSQNLTNLDTEKYTNSVFVFPETEPICWEKPLRWPLWFRAAVAGNVSLYITIYYEMEDKSTLIIYRTLRMHYNLEVLPSLEVTFQLSPSPSRLHEFLVRMDIINRTTSESFQVHQLSCIGYQWELTLLQSTDSGFPLDFLMAGQALSCFFTLKKFQTGVTGEDDISSLSTSARADVKLCARESKQLYDMSISPFNIFHHYERIHQKRPDQDHQNTVDFILITESQSDCDPGVSRSKEIFTYHTCHCRIARTSPISWLMNSPQLVRHDFSAALCEINLKFTVHNSSEDNVSVRLTTHDSTPPINTLSNSASVSGNELGWYNISHSTDVKGTSDVIGTRASKTMLSECISPFIWSGSTSTHFNLDPMSTTEVPLQISVFSPGTYDLSNYSLHWNLLPAAGKGDDANKSRVSSGTCQGHSYHITVLQKE